In the Catharus ustulatus isolate bCatUst1 chromosome 18, bCatUst1.pri.v2, whole genome shotgun sequence genome, one interval contains:
- the SDSL gene encoding serine dehydratase-like, translating to MAAQPVRGQKPFHVVTPVLESLSLSKVAGTKVFMKLENVQPSGSFKIRGIGHLCQDAAKKGCHHFVCSSGGNAGLAAAYAARKLGLPITVVVPSSSGPTAVRKLEELGATVEVYGKVWDDANRRAQELARTEGWVNIHPFDHPLVWEGHASLVRELKDSLEAKPGAIVVAVGGGGLLAGVVAGLQQVGWQDVPVIAAETLGAHSFHEALKAGRLVTLPDITSVATCLGAKMVAARALECARECQVMSQVVEDTEAVRAVEQFLDDERMLVESACGAPLAVLYSGRLQRLQQEGRLRTPLDSVVLVVCGGSNTHMAQLRALKSRLGME from the exons GCACCAAGGTCTTCATGAAGCTGGAGAACGTCCAGCCCTCGGGATCCTTCAAGATCCGCGGCATCGGGCACTTGTGCCAGGAT GCTGCCAAGAAGGGCTGCCACCACTTCGTGTGCTCCTCAG GAGGAAACGCGGGTCTGGCAGCAGCGTACGCGGCTcggaagctggggctgcccatcACCGTGGTggtccccagcagcagcggccCCACCGCCGTGCGCAAACTGGAGGAACTGGGGGCCACAGTCGAGGTCTATGGCAAG GTGTGGGATGATGCCAACAGGAGAGCCCAGGAGCTGGCTAGGACAGAGGGCTGGGTCAACATCCACCCCTTCGATCACCCCTTGGTGTG GGAGGGTCACGCCAGCCTGGTCCGGGAGCTGAAGGACTCTCTGGAGGCCAAACCAGGCGCCATCGTGGTGGCGGTGGGTGGCGGGGGGCTGCTGGCCGGTGTCGTGGCCGGCCTGCAGCAGGTGGGCTGGCAGGATGTCCCCGTCATCGCCGCCGAGACCCTGGGAGCCCACAGCTTCCACGAGGCACTCAAAGCCGGCCGGCTCGTCACCCTGCCCGACATCACCAG cgTGGCCACATGCCTGGGAGCCAAGATGGTGGCGGCGCGGGCGCTGGAGTGTGCCCGGGAGTGCCAGGTGATGTCGCAGGTGGTGGAGGACACGGAGGCCGTGCGGGCCGTGGAGCAGTTCCTGG ATGACGAGCGGATGCTGGTGGAGTCGGCGTGCGGGGCCCCCCTGGCCGTGCTGTACTCGGGGCGGCTGCAgcggctgcagcaggaggggcgGCTGCGGACCCCGCTGGACTCCGTGGTGCTCGTGGTGTGCGGGGGCAGCAACACCCACATGGCCCAGCTGCGGGCCCTGAAGAGCCGGCTGGGCATGGAGTGA